A window from Zingiber officinale cultivar Zhangliang chromosome 7A, Zo_v1.1, whole genome shotgun sequence encodes these proteins:
- the LOC122001766 gene encoding uncharacterized protein LOC122001766 isoform X2 — MALFQQLPSTLHPGVPHLAPSSLPLWFSAPGKARNGCFPRAAAAAAAGASGESETTPCRRILLPLPLSETLRRHSVLVVHLAASAACLIGFCARPCALASVILAPPTALAVPVHEMGNPDTVVENTTEDEELLAALEAWKSKTYALTVPLKIVSLRGSLPPSWIKDFIQAQGRRLKLSIEYRGGFESIFSDLAAVSDKGHLQPKSAMAADIIAIGDSWLNFAIAKDLIVPIKHIEEQDWFKTLSDKWKVHLCRNDKGELDPNGCIWGAPYRWGTMVIAYKKNKFRKHNLKPIEDWSDLWRDELAGKISMVDSSREVIGAVLKYMGASYNTKDIEKQASGGRKEVLRCLRVLQRQVRVFDSVHYLKAFSVGDVWVAVGWSSDVIPVAKRMSNVAVIVPKSGSSIWADLWVIPSATRFKTDQIGGRVRGPSPLIHQWIEFCLQIARALPFHQEVIPGASPFAIEHFPGPRESIKGRPKLDTNLVDGAPTPEILAKCEFLEPLSEKAREDFEWLISSMDKPGRSWVTTMQNFSSALQFLEKCAGA; from the exons ATGGCTCTCTTCCAGCAGCTCCCTTCCACTCTCCACCCCGGCGTTCCACATCTCGCACCTTCATCTCTCCCCCTCTGGTTCAGTGCTCCGGGGAAGGCAAGGAATGGCTGCTTTCCGCGAGCCGCCGCTGCCGCTGCCGCAGGCGCGTCGGGTGAATCTGAGACCACTCCGTGCCGACGTATTCTTCTGCCACTTCCTCTCTCCGAAACCCTTAGGAGGCACTCGGTGCTGGTCGTCCACCTTGCCGCTTCCGCTGCCTGCCTCATCGGCTTCTGTGCTCGCCCGTGTGCACTTGCTTCGGTCATATTGGCTCCTCCTACTGCCCTCGCCGTGCCTG TGCATGAAATGGGGAACCCTGACACGGTCGTAGAAAATACAACTGAGGATGAGGAGTTGTTGGCAGCATTGGAGGCTTGGAAATCGAAGACATATGCTTTGACTGTACCCTTAAAAATCGTGTCTCTCCGAGGATCCCTACCGCCTTCATGGATTAAG GATTTCATTCAAGCCCAAGGAAGGAGATTGAAACTGAGTATTGAGTACCGTGGAGGTTTTGAATCAATCTTTTCTGATTTGGCAGCAGTTTCAGATAAAGGTCATTTACAGCCAAAGTCGGCTATGGCAGCTGACATCATTGCCATTGGTGACTCTTGGCTGAATTTTGCCATCGCCAAGGATTTAATTGTGCCCATTAAACACATAGAAGAGCAAGATTGGTTTAAAACTTTAAGTGACAAGTGGAAG GTTCATTTATGCAGGAATGATAAAGGGGAGTTGGATCCTAATGGTTGTATATGGGGAGCACCATATCGTTGGGGAACTATGGTTATAGCATACAAGAAAAACAAATTTAGAAAGCACAATTTAAAGCCAATTGAG GATTGGAGTGATTTATGGAGAGATGAGCTTGCTGGGAAGATTTCAATGGTAGATTCTTCTAGGGAGGTCATTGGTGCAGTATTGAAATATATGGGGGCTTCATACAACACCAAAGACATTGAAAAACAAGCTTCTGGAGGGAGGAAAGAAGTGCTACGTTGCTTAAGAGTGCTTCAGAGGCAG GTTCGGGTGTTTGACAGTGTTCACTACCTGAAGGCCTTTAGTGTTGGAGATGTCTGGGTTGCCGTTGGATGGAGCAGTGATGTTATTCCTGTTGCGAAGCGAATGTCCAACGTCGCGGTGATTGTTCCAAAGTCGGGTAGTAGTATCTGGGCAGATCTGTGG GTTATACCTTCGGCTACAAGATTCAAAACCGACCAAATTGGCGGAAGAGTCAGAGGCCCATCCCCACTCATCCATCAGTGGATAGAGTTCTGCTTGCAGATTGCTAGAGCACTGCCATTCCATCAGGAAGTCATCCCAGGAGCTTCTCCCTTCGCCATTGAACATTTTCCAGGACCTCGAGAATCCATAAAAGGGAGGCCTAAACTTGACACAAATCTTGTCGATGGAGCACCAACACCTGAAATACTAGCCAAATGCGAGTTTTTAGAACCATTATCTGAGAAGGCAAGAGAAGATTTTGAATGGTTGATTTCAAGCATGGATAAACCAGGTCGCAGTTGGGTTACTACCATGCAAAATTTCAGCTCTGCCTTACAATTCCTGGAGAAG tgtgcaggagcttaa
- the LOC122001766 gene encoding uncharacterized protein LOC122001766 isoform X1 has product MALFQQLPSTLHPGVPHLAPSSLPLWFSAPGKARNGCFPRAAAAAAAGASGESETTPCRRILLPLPLSETLRRHSVLVVHLAASAACLIGFCARPCALASVILAPPTALAVPVHEMGNPDTVVENTTEDEELLAALEAWKSKTYALTVPLKIVSLRGSLPPSWIKDFIQAQGRRLKLSIEYRGGFESIFSDLAAVSDKGHLQPKSAMAADIIAIGDSWLNFAIAKDLIVPIKHIEEQDWFKTLSDKWKVHLCRNDKGELDPNGCIWGAPYRWGTMVIAYKKNKFRKHNLKPIEDWSDLWRDELAGKISMVDSSREVIGAVLKYMGASYNTKDIEKQASGGRKEVLRCLRVLQRQVRVFDSVHYLKAFSVGDVWVAVGWSSDVIPVAKRMSNVAVIVPKSGSSIWADLWVIPSATRFKTDQIGGRVRGPSPLIHQWIEFCLQIARALPFHQEVIPGASPFAIEHFPGPRESIKGRPKLDTNLVDGAPTPEILAKCEFLEPLSEKAREDFEWLISSMDKPGRSWVTTMQNFSSALQFLEKELKNTGSRAEDAASEKDDTGRESMSSVRSRDEVIAEEYTGGREEHTRRSRDEKSGRKVVQGEGQVSPIPDGRDHPS; this is encoded by the exons ATGGCTCTCTTCCAGCAGCTCCCTTCCACTCTCCACCCCGGCGTTCCACATCTCGCACCTTCATCTCTCCCCCTCTGGTTCAGTGCTCCGGGGAAGGCAAGGAATGGCTGCTTTCCGCGAGCCGCCGCTGCCGCTGCCGCAGGCGCGTCGGGTGAATCTGAGACCACTCCGTGCCGACGTATTCTTCTGCCACTTCCTCTCTCCGAAACCCTTAGGAGGCACTCGGTGCTGGTCGTCCACCTTGCCGCTTCCGCTGCCTGCCTCATCGGCTTCTGTGCTCGCCCGTGTGCACTTGCTTCGGTCATATTGGCTCCTCCTACTGCCCTCGCCGTGCCTG TGCATGAAATGGGGAACCCTGACACGGTCGTAGAAAATACAACTGAGGATGAGGAGTTGTTGGCAGCATTGGAGGCTTGGAAATCGAAGACATATGCTTTGACTGTACCCTTAAAAATCGTGTCTCTCCGAGGATCCCTACCGCCTTCATGGATTAAG GATTTCATTCAAGCCCAAGGAAGGAGATTGAAACTGAGTATTGAGTACCGTGGAGGTTTTGAATCAATCTTTTCTGATTTGGCAGCAGTTTCAGATAAAGGTCATTTACAGCCAAAGTCGGCTATGGCAGCTGACATCATTGCCATTGGTGACTCTTGGCTGAATTTTGCCATCGCCAAGGATTTAATTGTGCCCATTAAACACATAGAAGAGCAAGATTGGTTTAAAACTTTAAGTGACAAGTGGAAG GTTCATTTATGCAGGAATGATAAAGGGGAGTTGGATCCTAATGGTTGTATATGGGGAGCACCATATCGTTGGGGAACTATGGTTATAGCATACAAGAAAAACAAATTTAGAAAGCACAATTTAAAGCCAATTGAG GATTGGAGTGATTTATGGAGAGATGAGCTTGCTGGGAAGATTTCAATGGTAGATTCTTCTAGGGAGGTCATTGGTGCAGTATTGAAATATATGGGGGCTTCATACAACACCAAAGACATTGAAAAACAAGCTTCTGGAGGGAGGAAAGAAGTGCTACGTTGCTTAAGAGTGCTTCAGAGGCAG GTTCGGGTGTTTGACAGTGTTCACTACCTGAAGGCCTTTAGTGTTGGAGATGTCTGGGTTGCCGTTGGATGGAGCAGTGATGTTATTCCTGTTGCGAAGCGAATGTCCAACGTCGCGGTGATTGTTCCAAAGTCGGGTAGTAGTATCTGGGCAGATCTGTGG GTTATACCTTCGGCTACAAGATTCAAAACCGACCAAATTGGCGGAAGAGTCAGAGGCCCATCCCCACTCATCCATCAGTGGATAGAGTTCTGCTTGCAGATTGCTAGAGCACTGCCATTCCATCAGGAAGTCATCCCAGGAGCTTCTCCCTTCGCCATTGAACATTTTCCAGGACCTCGAGAATCCATAAAAGGGAGGCCTAAACTTGACACAAATCTTGTCGATGGAGCACCAACACCTGAAATACTAGCCAAATGCGAGTTTTTAGAACCATTATCTGAGAAGGCAAGAGAAGATTTTGAATGGTTGATTTCAAGCATGGATAAACCAGGTCGCAGTTGGGTTACTACCATGCAAAATTTCAGCTCTGCCTTACAATTCCTGGAGAAG gagcttaagaacacaggaagtcgagcagaagacgcggctagcgagaaagatgacacgggaagagagtcTATGAGCTCGGTGCGTTCGAGAGACGAGGTgatcgcggaagagtacaccggtggacgagaagaacatacacgacgttcgagggatgagaaatcgggaaggaaggttgttcaaggagaaggtcaggtgagccctattccggatggtcgagatcacccaagctag